A region from the Manihot esculenta cultivar AM560-2 chromosome 13, M.esculenta_v8, whole genome shotgun sequence genome encodes:
- the LOC110629082 gene encoding protein transport protein SFT2: MQKTAQSWFVGGPSSTTTFNDQQQPKSSSLLADWNAYAATQDADSSNLGFDLEAAVRTTSDKVTGTFSVVSKGVRDLPGNFQSATSNVPSGKSLMYFGVLLASGVFFIFIAFTMFLPVMVLVPQKFAICFTIGCAFIIGSFFALKGPKNQFAHMSSKERLPFTLGFIGTMVGTVYVSMVLHSYVLSALFSILQVFALSYYAISYFPGGSTGLKFLSSTFTSSILKCFGR, translated from the exons ATGCAGAAAACGGCGCAATCATGGTTCGTCGGAGGACCAAGCAGCACCACTACATTCAACGATCAACAGCAACCCAAATCCTCCTCTTTACTCGCTGATTGGAATGCTTACGCCGCTACTCAGGATGCTGATTCTTCTAATCTAGGCTTCGATCTCGAAGCTGCAGTTCGTACAACCAGTGACAAAGTCACTGGTACTTTCAGCGT GGTATCAAAAGGAGTGAGAGATTTGCCTGGCAACTTTCAGTCAGCCACTAGCAATGTTCCTTCTGGGAAATCTCTCATGTACTTTGGTGTGCTCCTTGCATCTGGAGTGTTCTTCATCTTTATCGCATTCACCATGTTTCTTCCTGTCATGGTGTTGGTGCCTCAGAAATTTGCTATCTGTTTTACCATTGGTTGTGCTTTTATCATTGGTTCATTCTTTGCACTTAAAGGCCCAAAGAATCAATTTGCTCATATGTCTTCAAAGGAG AGGCTCCCTTTTACGTTGGGATTTATTGGTACCATGGTTGGAACCGTATATGTCTCTATGGTCCTGCATAGTTATGTTCTTTCTGCGCTCTTCTCTATTTTACAG GTCTTTGCTCTATCATACTATGCCATTTCATACTTCCCTGGAGGATCAACTGGGCTGAAGTTTCTTTCTTCAACTTTTACCTCCTCAATACTGAAATGTTTTGGAAGGTGA
- the LOC110629062 gene encoding uncharacterized protein LOC110629062, whose product MSFQHPLKAFSLGAKSAANLAEKIADNPVTNKTPQCMVTSIYQMHVSAHCCNVTVLWCKNLMNHSLNLIFNNPEEGEIYYSCKIDLKPWFFWSKRGSKSFDLQGCQVDIHWDFRSARFFGSPEPCSDYYVALVSDGEVVLMLGDYKKKAYKRTKARPALVDPTLFYKKENVLAKKSFSTRAKFKQEMKQEHDIVVESSTTGPKDPEMWISIDGIVVIHVKNLQWKFRGNQTVMVNEQQVQILWDVHDWLFNAPGAGHGLFIFKPGAPEPDDDKDDSPKATSSDSSDLSKYFSTTSSAPTHEFCLFLYAWKME is encoded by the coding sequence ATGTCTTTCCAACATCCATTGAAAGCCTTCTCGCTGGGAGCTAAATCAGCTGCAAATTTAGCAGAGAAAATAGCAGATAATCCTGTAACCAATAAAACACCTCAATGCATGGTAACCTCTATATATCAGATGCATGTGTCTGCACATTGTTGTAATGTTACAGTTTTATGGTGCAAGAACCTCATGAATCATTCTCTCAATCTCATCTTCAATAATCCTGAAGAGGGAGAAATCTATTACAGTTGCAAGATTGACCTTAAGCCATGGTTTTTCTGGAGCAAAAGAGGGAGCAAATCATTTGATCTACAAGGATGCCAAGTCGATATCCATTGGGATTTTCGTTCTGCTAGATTTTTCGGTAGCCCCGAGCCTTGCAGCGATTATTATGTTGCTTTAGTTTCAGATGGAGAAGTTGTATTAATGTTGGGAGATTACAAGAAGAAGGCTTATAAGAGAACAAAAGCAAGACCTGCTCTTGTGGATCCTACCTTATTTTACAAGAAGGAAAATGTACTTGCCAAGAAATCCTTCTCTACCAGGGCTAAATTCAAACAAGAAATGAAACAAGAACACGACATTGTTGTAGAGAGTTCGACGACAGGGCCTAAAGACCCTGAGATGTGGATTAGCATAGATGGAATTGTGGTAATTCATGTTAAGAATTTGCAATGGAAATTTAGAGGGAACCAAACTGTGATGGTGAATGAGCAACAGGTTCAAATTTTGTGGGATGTGCATGATTGGTTGTTTAATGCCCCTGGAGCAGGTCATGGCTTGTTCATATTTAAGCCAGGGGCACCAGAGCCTGATGATGACAAAGATGACAGCCCGAAAGCTACCAGTAGCGATTCCAGCGACTTAAGCAAGTACTTTTCGACGACAAGCAGTGCACCAACACACGAATTCTGCCTTTTTCTTTATGCATGGAAGATGGAGTGA